In Leptospiraceae bacterium, one DNA window encodes the following:
- a CDS encoding SpoIIE family protein phosphatase, with translation MDFFDRFYFNFFSVGSLIPFFYFLLIGLFFLTIPNRSKASFYMGMAFVFSLGIMGLAYFVASSYYSPLGAYHRYVTVGGTLFGIFAICKFFFYFPDPRNLRFSRIFGLGQGLLSIVMLIFFIVQTLQSKITYNFSGFYYDFEAESANKISGLFILLNTFVMIGIGIWRTIVTKTWERWAVFAIMISIFIIVGSSAVANSLSREGALERSTYHTIWDLTSVIGGFIIVVTYINTTKDKTSFMVKIIGISIVTLLLAFLSISFYSLQDREEFYSKSHANLSKLFYSQNTKSEKDLEYSIYFDPKKDELKKKISEKELGEANESLKLEFLNTRIYEKMKSLNSFSDIETIITDSHSYFGGYREFLKNKSTSVSPEAKIFLTLKNSLDSLESFLNYRRIKIKKMENRNFRGQLTKFLNSQSGDFETFKQVMLTHLQKSNSEEEKLKSEILLYILPMNEEGTRVYRGNPYSEKHFVSFVVYDEEKDTLAEYGYSTKAYRSFVTVSGKKMVIILTLFVLFITVGFRFFFLGALINPLDSLLAGVKKVNEGDLEVEVPVKVEDEIGFLSRSFNSMVSSIRDSKEKLEDYAETLEIKVEERTQELKNTLDEVQALKQQQDGDYFLTSLLLKPLGTNKTKSKNVHLEFYTKQKKQFEFRNRHEEIGGDISAAQNIILKEKNYIAFVNADAMGKSIQGAGGALVLGAVFESIIERTRITHQAQDTHPERWIKNTFIELHKIFESFNGSMLISLVIGLVDEETGLMYYLNAEHPWTVLYRDKKAEFIESELLFRKLGTHGMEGEISIRTFQLEAGDVIYIGSDGRDDLLLGTDENGERIINENETLFLKNIETSNGDLQQTVEEIKKAGEITDDFSLIRLSYKENIEPTDSVSSSEEVLEKIKSLTESGAIISELKLALKENTYQPELLRAIIKAYIDQKEYKDAISYIEDFIFIQPGDTEMLFVASYCYRKAGLHSKSVDYGERVRLRDPEKIKNLVHLAETYSIIKQYTRAEKILESALAKDPLNARGLKLKEILKEKASI, from the coding sequence ATTTTTTATTGATTGGTTTATTCTTTTTAACCATTCCAAATCGCTCTAAGGCGAGTTTTTATATGGGCATGGCGTTTGTATTTTCTCTAGGTATTATGGGGCTTGCTTATTTTGTTGCTTCCAGCTATTACTCTCCTTTGGGTGCTTATCACAGATATGTGACAGTTGGGGGAACCTTATTCGGAATTTTTGCAATTTGTAAGTTTTTCTTTTATTTTCCTGATCCTAGAAATTTACGATTTTCTAGAATTTTTGGACTTGGGCAAGGGTTGTTATCTATTGTCATGCTGATTTTTTTTATAGTACAAACATTACAGTCAAAGATAACTTATAATTTTTCTGGTTTTTATTACGATTTTGAAGCAGAATCTGCAAATAAAATTTCTGGGCTTTTTATTTTACTCAATACATTTGTGATGATAGGGATTGGAATTTGGAGAACAATAGTGACTAAGACATGGGAGAGATGGGCGGTCTTTGCTATCATGATTTCTATTTTTATTATTGTAGGCTCGTCTGCTGTAGCTAACTCTCTTAGTAGAGAAGGTGCGTTAGAGAGGTCAACTTACCATACAATTTGGGATTTAACTTCCGTAATCGGTGGGTTTATAATTGTAGTAACGTATATAAATACTACAAAAGATAAAACAAGTTTTATGGTAAAGATTATCGGGATTAGCATTGTAACTCTTCTTCTTGCATTTTTATCTATTAGTTTTTACTCACTTCAAGATAGAGAAGAGTTTTATAGCAAGTCTCACGCAAATCTCTCAAAGTTATTTTATAGTCAAAACACTAAATCAGAAAAAGATTTAGAGTACTCAATTTATTTTGACCCCAAAAAGGACGAGTTAAAAAAGAAGATTTCTGAAAAAGAACTCGGTGAAGCAAATGAATCTTTAAAACTTGAGTTTCTAAATACAAGAATATATGAAAAAATGAAATCTCTGAATTCTTTTTCAGACATAGAAACTATTATTACAGACTCTCACTCTTATTTTGGAGGCTATCGAGAATTTTTAAAAAACAAATCTACTTCTGTTTCTCCTGAAGCTAAGATTTTTTTAACTCTAAAAAATTCTTTGGATTCTTTGGAGTCTTTCCTAAATTACAGAAGAATAAAAATAAAAAAAATGGAGAATCGTAATTTCAGAGGTCAACTTACGAAGTTTCTAAATTCTCAAAGTGGGGATTTTGAAACTTTTAAACAAGTCATGCTTACACATTTGCAAAAATCAAATTCGGAAGAAGAAAAACTAAAATCTGAAATTCTTTTGTACATTTTGCCAATGAATGAAGAGGGAACAAGGGTGTATAGGGGCAATCCATATTCAGAAAAACATTTTGTTTCTTTTGTAGTGTATGATGAAGAAAAGGATACTTTGGCAGAGTATGGTTATTCCACTAAAGCGTACAGAAGTTTTGTAACTGTTTCCGGTAAAAAAATGGTAATCATACTTACACTGTTTGTATTATTTATTACAGTCGGTTTTCGTTTTTTCTTTCTCGGTGCATTAATCAATCCTCTCGATTCCTTGCTTGCCGGAGTAAAAAAAGTAAACGAGGGAGACTTGGAAGTTGAAGTTCCAGTAAAAGTGGAAGATGAAATTGGATTTTTATCCAGATCGTTCAACAGTATGGTTAGCTCTATTCGAGACAGTAAAGAGAAATTAGAAGACTATGCCGAAACTCTTGAGATTAAAGTAGAAGAAAGAACTCAAGAATTGAAGAATACCTTAGATGAAGTGCAAGCATTGAAGCAACAGCAAGACGGAGATTACTTTCTTACTTCACTTCTTCTCAAGCCACTCGGAACGAACAAAACAAAAAGCAAGAATGTTCATTTAGAATTTTACACAAAGCAGAAAAAGCAGTTTGAATTCAGAAATAGACACGAAGAGATCGGTGGAGATATTAGTGCAGCTCAAAATATAATTCTAAAAGAGAAAAATTACATTGCCTTTGTGAATGCAGACGCAATGGGTAAGTCGATTCAAGGGGCAGGTGGTGCTTTAGTTCTTGGAGCAGTTTTTGAATCTATTATAGAAAGGACAAGAATCACTCATCAAGCCCAAGACACACACCCGGAAAGATGGATTAAAAATACATTTATCGAACTTCATAAAATATTCGAAAGTTTTAACGGCTCCATGTTGATCTCTCTTGTAATAGGTTTAGTAGATGAAGAAACTGGGCTTATGTACTATCTAAACGCAGAGCACCCGTGGACAGTTCTTTACAGAGACAAAAAAGCCGAATTTATTGAGAGTGAATTGTTGTTTCGTAAACTCGGTACCCACGGTATGGAGGGAGAAATTTCTATTCGTACCTTTCAACTTGAAGCAGGAGACGTTATCTACATCGGCTCTGACGGTAGAGACGATTTACTTCTTGGAACAGACGAGAATGGTGAAAGAATCATCAATGAGAATGAAACTTTATTTTTAAAAAATATTGAAACTTCAAACGGGGATTTACAACAAACAGTAGAAGAAATTAAAAAAGCCGGTGAAATCACAGACGACTTTTCTTTGATTCGTTTGAGTTATAAAGAAAATATAGAACCAACAGACAGTGTATCTTCATCTGAAGAAGTTTTAGAAAAAATAAAATCTTTAACTGAGAGTGGGGCTATAATTTCAGAGTTAAAACTTGCCCTAAAAGAAAATACATACCAGCCAGAATTATTGAGAGCGATTATCAAGGCGTATATAGATCAAAAGGAATATAAAGATGCAATTTCTTATATAGAAGATTTTATTTTTATCCAGCCCGGAGATACAGAAATGCTTTTTGTTGCTTCTTACTGTTATCGGAAAGCAGGTC